A genomic segment from Oncorhynchus keta strain PuntledgeMale-10-30-2019 unplaced genomic scaffold, Oket_V2 Un_scaffold_26089_pilon_pilon, whole genome shotgun sequence encodes:
- the LOC127928436 gene encoding uncharacterized protein LOC127928436 yields MVWFIRLSAPNSLPTGGLVHQVICTKLPPYRWSGSSGYLHQTPSLQVVWFIRLSAPNSLPTDGLVHQVICTKLPPYRWSGSSGYLHQTPSLQMVWFIRLSAPNSLPTDGLVHQVICTKLPPYRWSGSSGYLHQTPSLQVVWFIRLSAPNSLPTDGLVHQVICTKLPPYRWSGSSGYLHQTPSLQMVWFIRLSAPNSLPTDGLVHQVICTKLPPYRWSGSSGYLHQTPSLQMVWFIRLSAPNSLQTDGLSGSAGYNRQKTCTFLTLNMASIYSLVDLMMFKLIWCWNSGGACCLCGNKSVVV; encoded by the exons atggtctggttcatcaggttatctgcaccaaactccctccctacaggtggtctggttcatcaggttatctgcaccaaactccctccctacagatggtctggttcatcaggttatctgcaccaaactccctccctacaggtggtctggttcatcaggttatctgcaccaaactccctccctacagatggtctggttcatcaggttatctgcaccaaactccctccctacagatggtctggttcatcaggttatctgcaccaaactccctccctacagatggtctggttcatcaggttatctgcaccaaactccctccctacagatggtctggttcatcaggttatctgcaccaaactccctccctacagatggtctggttcatcaggttatctgcaccaaactccctccctacaggtggtctggttcatcag gttatctgcaccaaactccctccctacagatggtctggttcatcaggttatctgcaccaaactccctccctacagatggtctggttcatcaggttatctgcaccaaactccctccctacagatggtctggttcatcaggttatctgcaccaaactccctccctacagatggtctggttcatcaggttatctgcaccaaactccctccctacagatggtctggttcatcaggttatctgcaccaaactccctccctacagatggtctggttcatcaggttATCTGCACCAAACTCCCTCCAGACAGATGGTCTGTCAGGCTCTGCAGGCTACAACAGACAGAAGACATGTACATTTCTCACCCTGAACATGGCCAGTATATATAGCCttgttgatttgatgatgtttaaATTGATATGGTGCTGGAATAGCGGAGGCGCCTGTTGTCTTTGTGGTAACAAATCAGTGGTTGTTTAA